The following nucleotide sequence is from Paenibacillus odorifer.
ACCACCTTCATCTTCCCAGAGCTGCAGCTCCCGCATCCCCGGTGTATCTACGATAATCCCCCCATCCGGCAAAACAAACAGTTCACGGTGGGTAGTAGTATGACGTCCGCGGCTATCCCCTTCTCTAACATCCTGAGTAATCTGAAGGTTCTTCCCGCATAGCCAGTTGACCATTGTCGACTTCCCACAACCGGAGGAGCCCGTTAGAGCTACTGTTTGACCCTCACCAATGTAAGGCAGCAGCTTCTCGCGCCCTTCATCTTGTATTGCACTAACAGCATGTACTGATACTCCGGGAGCCGCGCTCTCCATTTCAGCGATTTTACTGTCTGCATCCGGACAAAGATCCGCTTTAGTGAGTAGAATAACTGGATTTGCCCCACTATTCCAAGCCATGATCAGATATCTCTCCATCCGGCGAACATTAAAGTCATCATTCAACGCGCTGACCAGAAATAACGTGTCTACATTGGAGGCAACAATTTGCTCATCTTGTGTATTTCCTGCGACCTTGCGTGAGATCACACTCTGCCGGGGCAATACGCCATGTATAATTCCATGCTCGCCGCCATCTTGCATTGCTAATGCTACCCAGTCTCCAATGGCAGGAAAATCACCCGAGGCTACAAATGTGTGTCTCAGCTTCCCGGCAAGCTCTCCCCACGTCTCTCCTACATCAGTTAACACTTTGTACTTACTGCCGAAATCACCAACGATTCTCCCGGGTATAAATTGTTTATCCTCTGCATGACTCCACTTTTCATTCCATTTTGTACTCCAGTTTTCATTCCAACCATATTGCTTTATGCTATTCATTCATTTCCTCCTAAAAGATATGTTTATGTTTTTTCTTGCCCCTTGGCGTTTTCCGAGAACACAAAAAGCCGCCGGAAATAAAGACTCCGGCGGCGGTATATAGACATGTGGATTTATTACACCAAATCCAATCTTTCTACACACGCAAAAAAGCCACCGGACCCTATACGGTTCCCGGCGGCTCTAATAAGCGTAATTGAGCTTACCTGCTAAACTGCACGAATCAATTATTCAGCAGCAGCTGTTCCCGGAAGACACGTATCCACAACAGTTGAGTTCATTACATTTAAAACTGTCATAAAACATCGTCTCCTTCCGAAATTTAAGATGCTGTTATCATAATTGGTGCAGCAGTAAAATGTCAACCCCAAATTTTCCAGATTACAAAATAGCCTTTAATTCTTTCAGCTCACGGATCATTTTCCAAGGTTGGATGTCCAGCTGATCGTCCCAAGGATGTTTCCTTTGCAGCCAAATTCCTTCAAGGCCAGCCTTACCTGCACCCCAGATATCATTTACCGGATGATCCCCTATAAACAAGGTTTGATCCGCAGAGGCACCCAGCTTGTCTAGTGCCAATTGATAAATCGCAGGATCAGGCTTCGCAATGCCAACTTCTCCAGATATAACTATAGCCTTGAAGTACTCTCGCAGGCCGAGAATATCGATTTTGGTGTTCTGGATTTCTTTTTTACCGTTGGTGACCAGCCCCAAAGTATATCCACGCTCCACGCAATACTCCAGAACCTCCAAAGCATGCTCCATGACTGCGCCATGATTGATGTAGCTCGCATCATAATACGCCCGGATATGTTCAGCCGTCACAGGCTTTTCCCAAGGCAGGATCTCACTAAGTTCTAAGAAAAATCCGTCTTTATCACGATAGCCATCAGCGTCTCTGTGGATCATATCCTCAATCACGGCCTGCGCTTCCGCAGGTTTCAGATGCCCAAGAAAATCCTGCACGAACTGAGTGCTAAAGCTGCGAAATGTATAGTCGCGATCCATTAAAGTATTGTCCAGATCAAATAAAATAGCTTGTACTTCCTTCATCAAGCGATTCCCCTTACATGCTGTTAATTTTCAAACCTAACCTACAGAATGTAATTGTACTATGCCTTAAGAGACAAAGAAAAGACTATTCAACAAAAAGGATTTATGGCTTCCCTTTTACTGAACAGTCTTTATGAAGATTCGTATCTGCGTCATTCCTTTACTCGAAATGCTCTGCCCGATGGGTCAGCATCATTTCTTCATCCGTAATATACAGCGGAAAAGGAGGTGTTTCTTTTAGATAACTTTCTGTAGATAACAATCGATAATGAACCTCTGGCAACCAGGTGTCTTCAAGCAACGGTAGCTTGCCTGTATCACTAATATAACTGTCTACAGCAGCCTGAACTAAATCCAGATAATACGGCACTAACTTGTCTTCTTCCTCGAAAATTTCATAGGTCTCTCGTGACATATAGAAATTCCGTTCGGGTATTCCACCCAAATAACGTTTCAGGCGACTCATATCGATTCTTTTGTCCTCTAAGATTAATGCTGTTCTATTAATAGGTCCAGGCATATCTTCTTCGAACTTTCGAATCGCCTGTTTCACTTGGGGTAATGTGACGGTTACATGATCTGATTTGGGTTGCTTTTTTGTGCGTTTAAATAACATAACGAAAGTCTCCTTTCTAAATATGTCTCAGATAACGCTTACAATTCCATTTTATTCGAAATTCGAATAATTAATCAGTACATTTCAAATCGACACAGAATGTTAATATTTAAAAGATCATTATTTGACATATTCCCACCGAGTCCATACTTCTCGAGGATTTAGTTCATACTTGTCCTTCTCACGATACATAAACTGATGCATGATGAATTCACGACGAATAGTGGCGAAATCTTCATGAAACTGCTTAATAAACTCATTGATTTCCTTTTCCGTATAAACAACTCCTGGCTCCAGCTTCTCAACCATGTATTGAAGCGCTATCAATTTCTTCTTGTATTGTGCTGGAATTTGCCGCAGCCGGCCATCTTTAGAGAAAAAATTACGAATTACAGTATCCTGAAGACTATTCTCAGGTAATTGCTCTTCCATATTCTCAGCTCCTTTCGAAAAAATAAACTGCAGTGAAGCCTCAGCACCATTATTGATAAACTCCGGATTCAACTTAAAATAAACTGTATTTTTGTCGCGTCTTTCTTTTATTAGAGCCGCTTCACGTAATTTAGCCGCATGATGAGTGACTGTAGGCTGCGATAAATTCAACTTCTCAGCCAGCGCTTGCCCGTGCATTTCTCCTTGGGACAGAAGCAACAATAAGCGAAGACGCGTTGGATCAGCTAAAGCTTTATGATAACTCACGATTTTCTCCAACTGCACTGGGTTCACGCTCCTAGAATTTCACAATAAATTGAAACATTAGATATATATCTAATTATATAATAATCAACGTTATTCTTGCAATGGTTATTATACTCAATCTGCTCTTATGGAAAAATTCATGAATTTAGGGTAGGATTTAAAGAAAAGATAGTAACAATCAGGAGGTAACCCGCTTTATGAAAGATGTCATTATTATCGGTGCAGGTCCTTGCGGCCTCTCGGCAGCTATCGAATGCCAACGCCAAGGCCTGTCCAGCCTTATCATTGAAAAAAGCTTTATTGTACACTCCATTTATTTGTATCCAACAAATATGCAATTTTTCAGTACGGCTCAGTTATTAGAAATCGGGGATGTTCCGTTCACTTCGACCAACGACAAACCTTACCGTCACGAAGCGCTTGTCTATTATCGCCGAGCCGCTGAGCAATATGGTCTAGAGATCGCCGCTTATGAAGAAGCTTTATCCATTGAGCCGCTTGAAGATGGAACCTTTGCCGTACATACGTCAAATATGCGTGGTGAGCATCAGAAACGTATCACTGCTAATGTAGTTATAGCAACAGGTTATTTTGATCAGCCGAATATGATTGGCATTCCAGGTGAAGAACTACCTAAAGTTACTCATTATTTCGGTGAAGCTCATCCTTACACGGGAATGAAGGTAACTGTAATTGGCGGCAGTAATTCCGCAGTAGATGCAGCGCTGGAGCTTATGCGTGTAGGAGCTACGGTAGATATGGTATATCGTGGTGAAAGCATCTCAGAGAATATTAAACCTTGGGTTCGGCCAATCTTTGAAGGCATGGTGCAAAAAGGGAAAATCACTCTGCACTTAGGCTCGCGTGTCACTGAAATTACTGCAAGCTCAGTAATTGTTACGGATCATAAGGGGGACAAGAAAGCATTGGATAATGATTTCGTTCTTGCCTTGACTGGCTTCCGTCCTAGCCGTACCCTCCTCACTTCAGCGGGTGTGATCATGGATGACGACATGGATAAGCCTGCTTTTAACACCTCTACCATGGAAAGTAATGTTCCAGGGTTGTATGTTGCTGGAGTAATCGCCTCCGGCCGCAATGCTAACGAAGTGTTTATTGAGACCGGAAGAGGGCATGGTAAGCTTATCGCAGATCACATTGTGTCAAAAGAAAGTTCTAATCCTAAGGAGTTGAAACATTAAGATGGACATGACCTCTTTGCTTTTGCTTGGACTTGCAGCGCTGGGAATTATCAGCAGCAATTCCCCTGTAACAATAGCAATGGTCGTCCTATTACTGCTAAGAGTACTTGGCCTGCAGCAAACCTTTCCTTGGCTAGAAAAATACGGTTTAACCATCGGGATTATCATCCTGACCATCGGGGTCATGACCCCATTAGCCAGCGGCAAAATATCGCTGCAGACAGTCGGTCAATCCTTCTTGCACTGGAAGTCCTTGCTTGCTATCGCTATTGGCATTCTCGTCGCTTTTCTTGGAGGCCGCGGTGCTACGCTCATGACCAACCAACCCACAGTTGTTGCAGGTCTGCTGATTGGCACGGTGATCGGGGTTGCGTTATTTAAAGGCGTTCCGGTCGGACCGCTGATCGCAGCCGGCATTTTATCACTTATGATCGGCAAAATGTAATAGAACAGCACAAAAAAGACCGCTTTTGGCGGTCTTTTTTATTGTGCCTTTTATACAACCATCTTCTTCACTATTCCTCCACCTGAGAAATGGACTGCGGAATTTGCTGCGCCGCTCTTTTTTCAACGACTAATAAATCTTCAACGCCATACTCTGTCTTAATTTTCTGCAACTGCTTCAAAGCCTCTTCTTCTGAATTAAAATATCCTGCTTCCACGAGATATAAGCCTTTCTGATCCTTTAACATCCGCACATCCTCTAACCCATATAACATTTCTTCAGCCATACCCAGCGCCTCACCAGAAGGCTGTGAGACCGTTCTTAAGGAATATACAGAGCCCCCTTTTGCTTCGTCTCCTTTCTCTTTTAACGTAATCACTACCTGTGCTGGCTCTTTATATTCTTTCACCTCATAAGCAACCGAGTCCGTAAGTGTGACATTGAACCGAATGGCCGAATCATCTAGTGTAATTAGTGGATAAGCATCCTGAACATATCGGCTTTGTTTTAATGTCTCCAGATCTTTGACTGCTGAGAATTTTCTGGCCCCACTTACTGTAATCGTCATTGTTGCCGGATTTTCCGTAAACTTTACGTTATATGAGCTTGCCATCTGTTGAGTTTCATCCGGATTTGCAAAATTCAAAATCAATTGATCACTATTCTTCAGTTGTTTGACCGAAATAAAATTCACATCTACTCCATCCTGAATGGTTCCCCCTCCTGCGCTTCCCTCCGTAAATTGCAGAACACTGACCAGCTTACCTAGAACCGGTATTTGATCCATACTACTCGCAAAAGCAGGAACCGTATTTACACCCACCGTAAAAGAAATCAATACAGCAGCAGCTACTGATCCTGTCCATTTCAAGGCACGTTTTGAAGAACTGTTTTTCTGTTTATAGATTTTCCCTCTTTCAATTCCTTTACGAGAAGCGAATGATAGTTCTTTAGGAATTTCAATCTCATTATAGGCTTGTTGTAGACGTTCTAGTTGCTTATCCAAAGTTCTCACTCTCCTCCATACTTATTTTTAATTTTTCCAAACCTCTATAAATAACGGTTTTGACGCTGCTCAGGGGCATATCAAGAACCTCTGCAATTTCCTTTATGGGCAAGTCCTCCAAATATCTCATCACAATCACCATTCTTGATTTTTCATCAAGGCCGCTGAGCGCTTCATGCAAGTCCATAACTTCTTCCCTAGATTTCGGAGCATAGCTGCCTCCTAGCTCTTGATCTATATACACGATTTTTTTAGATTTACGGATAAAGTCCAGCGCACAGTTGACAGCGATCTTGGTGAGCCAAGTTTTAAAATATTGCGGTTGCTTCAATTTATGAATGGAGATATAGGCTTTGAAGACGGTCTCCTGCACAATCTCCAGCGCATCCTCTTGATTCCGCACATAGGAGTAGGCCATTCGGTATAAACGCTCCTGCATGCCGTCAATAAGAACAGTAAAGCTGTCTTCATCACCAGCTATCGCCTTTTCCTCAAGCGTGGTTTTATTCACGTTCCTCACTTCCTTTCATGATGTTTATAAGCTTTAGACGCACATGATCACCGAAAAGACTCAAGTCCCCTGTAGAATTTTTGCCATAGTATAAGTTACTGTGTGCCACAAGCCTGATTGGAATTCAAAAAAAGTGGCCTTCTCTTTCGAGAGGACCACTAAAGTGTTTAATTATTCAAAACATATTAAGCGTCTAAATGCTGTACGTTAAATAATCGCGCATAACTACCCTCTATCGACATCAGCTGTTCATGCGTACCCCGTTCAGTAATTTCACCATTCTCAAGTACGACAATCTGATCTGCATGAGTAATCGTTGACAGTCTATGCGCTACAATTAGTGTAGTACGTTGCGAAGAAAGGGACTGCAGCGCTTGTTGAATTAAATGCTCCGATTCCAGATCCAGCGCCGAAGTAGCCTCGTCTAATATAAGAACCTTCGGATCCTTGAGAAATACCCTTGCGATAGCAACCCGCTGCTTCTGTCCTCCGGATAGCTTAACACCACGTTCTCCCACTTCTGTCTCATAACCCAGTGGCAGCTGCTCAATAAAATCATGCGCATTGGCAGCTTTCGCTGCTGAAATGACCTCTTCTTCCGTGGCGTTAGGATTACCGAATAAAATATTCTCACGCACAGATCCGCTGAATAAGAAATTATCTTGTAAGACCATACCGACAGACCTGCGCAAGCTTTCCTGTGTTAATTCCTGTATATCATAACCATCCATTTGGAGGCTGCCTTTACTGATGTCATAGAATCTCGGGATCAAGCTTATAAGGGAGGACTTTCCTCCACCGCTCATTCCGACGAACGCAATGGTCTGTCCGGGCTGAATACTCAGATTAATATCTTTTAAGACCCAATCATTCTCTTCGTTATATTTAAACCATACATTCTGAAAAGCAATCTCACCACGTGCATCCTTTAGCACTTTTGCTCCCGGCTTGTCTACAATATCGTAAGGCTCATTCAGCAGCTCAAGCACCCGTTCAAGAGAAGCAGAGGCTTGTGTAAGCACCGTCGAGGAATTAATCAATCTTCGCAGCGGAGAATACATCCGGTCCAGATAGCCAAAGAAAGCTACAAAGGTACCTACTGTCAAATTGCCATGAATGACCTGATAACCACCATATCCGATGACCAAAAGAGGTGCTATATCCGTTAATGTATTAATAATTGCGAAGGTCATAGCGTTCCAGCGGGTTTGCGCCATCGCTTTTTTAAGAAAGTTACCGTTGATGTCTTCAAACTGCTTCTGATCCACTTTTTCCATCGTAAAGCTGCGGATAATTGATATCCCTTGAATCCGTTCATGGAGATAACCTTGAATGCCAGCCAGAGCTTGGGAACGATCTTTCGTTAAAAGCTTAAGCCGCTTATACAATTTGTTAACAGCAATTGCGTAAAAAGGCAATACCGAGATAGACACGAGCGCCAGCACCGGATTTAAATAAAACATAAATCCCAAAGCAAAAACTAGCGTAAACGTGTCGAGCCATACATTCATCATGCCGACTTCGACCAAATTTTTGGTCTGCTCAACATCGTTAATAAATCTGGAGATGGCTTCTCCCACCTTGGTATTCTGATAATACCGCAGTGACAGCCGCTGTAAATGACTGTAAAGCTTATTTCGCATATCGAACAACACTTTACTTGTGATAAGCTGAGCAAAGTATTGGCGATAATACTCCACGGGTCCTCTTACGATAACAAATAAAATTAAGGCACCACCCAGAATAAGCATCAAATGCGATACCCGTTCCTCAATCCCCATGCTCGGGTTCATTAGGAGGTCATCAACCACGTATTTCAGAATCATTGGCAGTGTTAGCGGAATACTGAATTTGATCATGCCGATAAACAGCGTAAACACAATCAATTTCATATAAGGTCGTACAAAAGTAAAATATGATTTCCATTGCTTCACAGGAATATTCTTTCCCTTCTCTTTAGTGAGTTGCTAAGTACAGTTGACTTTTGCTCTCTACAGTGTTTTTATAATTTTAGATCATAAGTACAATTGCAGTACCGAACTTCAGGAGGATAACGATGTCTAGACAATTTGTGACGGAAGCCGTCATGATGGCGATTTACGGCCAGCTTCTCGTATCGAGCAGCCCTGTAGAATATATAGTGCCTTATACTACTGTGATGGAACTATACGAACTGCGAGACAGCGATGATCCGTTGATGAACCGTCCGGACGACGACAAGCATGTTAAGTTGAAGATTAGTGAGCTCATTGCTTATTTTGAAGAACCGCTCAACGCGAAGAAGATCAACCGCTGTTTAGCAGTGCCATGGGCGAAAAGCTCAGGTATTCTCCTTGGCGGGCAATCCAAAATCACCATCATTAACAGTATGGATACCGCTGTCTACGGTGAGATGTTCGATCCCATCGAAACAGAGCTTCTGCTGTCCTCACAACGTGAGAAAGTACCTATCCTAACGGATCAATTTGAATTGATTCAACGGATCATCGAGGGTGGAGTTCCAGTTCAGGTGTACGATATTGACGACTTCGACTTCGCTCTGGAGGAAGAAACCTCTCGCAATTTGCACTGATAACACCTATGTATTTCCAACTGGAATACCCTCATTTTTAAAGACAGCATTTGAAAAGCCCCTGCCTTTTGGCAAGGGCTTTTCCTGATTAAAATAAACAATCATTAAGACAACTATACCTGCACTTCGCCGGATACCGGCTTTGGTTCGTACTTATATTCAATGTCATCCTCTGACTCAGAGTATACGATAGATAGGTCATAACCTTCCATATACCACAAGTCCTGCTCCTCCATGTAGAACACAATATCATCCTGTTTGACCTGAATAGCTGGACGCCCAGGCGCTTCTGTAGCAATGCCAAGCGAAAAACCGGGGTGAAGTCCACCTCCCGAGCTATACCGGGGAAATAAACGAATATAGTCTCCATTCTTAAGGTCCAATTCTCTCTTAAACCAAGCTGCCGCTGCTTGACTAATTTCCATGTTCATTTCTCTCAGCTCCTTTGTATATTCTAATCATAACGAAAATAAGTCGATATTCAAACAACTTTATGCAATTAATGATTTCCCAATCCATTTAAAATTAAGTTTGACAAATTCGCGAACCGGATGATAAACTCTGAACATAACTAAACGTCTTCTAGTTATTACCAAATTAATGAAAGGGGTGAGCGCGGTGTTTACGAAGTTACAGCCATATTATTTTACTATTGTTGGAATTTTTACTCAACCGAATACCGAAGCAGCCCAAGTGATTAAGCCATCCTGAAGTTTTTGCGAGTCTTATGGACCGTATAACTTTAGTTCTTGAAGGTCTCTCACATGCTTGGTGCTGTAACGCACCGTGCGCATGATAGCTGTAAATTACAGGCATATCGTCCGTTTTCGGATGATATGCCTTTTTTGTTTGCTGAAGAGATAATCACTTGCGCTTTTATCAGCATCACAAGCAATCATTACAACCTGAAAGGAAGGGATTTACTTGTTCTCTGTTCTTCGCGATCTCGGCTGGTTTTTTCGCCGAGAAAAAAGGCGTTACCTGATTGGACTCATATTACTCATAGGTGTAGGCGTTCTTGAATTACTCCCTCCACGTCTGCTAGGCAATGCCATTGACGACATAGTACGCGGTTCGATTACTACAGCTTCGCTTGCCAAATATATCGGCATGATCTTTATTTTGCTGCTAGTTATTTATTGGATTACCTACATATGGATGCACAAACTTTTCGGAGGTTCCAACCTTGTTGAGCGCCTGCTGCGCTCCCGATTTATGAATCATCTTATGACTATGACACCCTCGTTCTTCGAAAAAAATAGAACTGGTGACCTCATGGCCCGGGCAACCAATGATATCAGAGCCGTCTCAGCTACCGTAGGATTCGGGATGCTTACACTGGTGGATTCTACAATCTACCTCACGGTTGTGCTGTTTGCGATGGGCTTTCTCGTGAGTTGGAAATTGACCCTTGCAGCAGTATTACCATTACCCCTAATTGCAATAGCTATGATTTTTTATGGTAAAGCTATTCATGATCGATACAGCTTAGCGCAGGATGCATTCGGAGATATGAATGACCAAGTGCTCGAATCTGTCTCTGGTGTACGCGTAATCCGTGCTTATGTCCAAGAGCGTCTTGATGAAAAACGTTTCTCGGATATTACTGAAGATGTTTACAACAAAAATATGGCCGTAGCTCGTGTCGATGCTTTCTTCGAACCAACTATCCGCTTCTGCGTCGGACTCAGCTACATTATTGGTCTTACTTATGGGATTTACCTTGTATTCCGCAATCAGATCACACTGGGTGATCTAGTCTCCTTTAATATGTACCTCGGTATGATTGTATGGCCGATGTTCGCTATTGGAGAATTGATCAACATTATGCAGCGTGGCGGAGCTTCCCTCGAACGTATCGACGAGACGTTAAACTCCAAACCCGATGTTCAAAATGCTGCCCATCCCGTTCAAGTTCCCCATCCTACTCGAATCGAGCTTAACGATGTGACTTTCCGTTATCCTTCTTCGACGATAGACAATCTAAGCCATGTCAACTTAACCCTGAACCAAGGGCAGACATTAGGTGTAGTCGGGCGTACAGGAAGCGGGAAATCTACACTGCTCAAACAATTGCTCCGCGAATATCCGACAGGTAATGGAGAGATCCTTATCTCTGGCGTGCCTATTCAACAGATTTCCCTGGATCAGCTGCATAGCTGGATGGGTTATGTTCCACAAGAGCAAATCCTTTTCTCCAAATCCGTTCGGCAAAACATTCAGTTTGGTCTAGACAACGCCGGTGACGATACGATTATGCAAGCCATTACAGCTGCCGCTTTCCAGAACGACCTGGGCACATTGTCCGATGGTCTGGATACTCTGGTGGGTGAACGTGGTGTATCCCTCTCCGGTGGACAAAAGCAACGTGTCTCTCTGTCCAGAGCTTTTATCGCTAATCCTGATATTCTTATTCTGGACGATGCCTTATCAGCCGTTGACGCTCGTACGGAAGCTCAGATTATCGACAATATCCGGAATGAACGTGCCGGAAAAACCACATTAATCTCTACTCACCGTCTCTCCGCCGTCCAACATGCCGATATGATTGTTGTACTGGATAACGGACAAATCGTTGAGCGAGGTACACATCAGGAGCTGTTGGATTTGAATGGCTGGTACCGTGAACAATATGATCGGCAGCAAGTCGAAAATAACTTATCGAATGATTAAACTACAACCATAAATAAACGAGCTACGACTACGCAAAACATTTTAGGAGGTGTCACGGTTGACACAAAGTACAGGCAAACGCCTGCTGGAATATGCATTGACCGCAAAGAAAACCTTTATCGCAGCCCTTCTGCTGCTTTCAATCGGGGTAGCGGCAGAGCTGGCAGGTCCATTTATAGCCAAAAGCATGATCGACAATCACATGCTGGCCATCGAGAAGCCCTATTTCAGCACCACGTCTCCCGATAAGGCGGCTGAATATAACAATAGTTTATACAAACGCGGCGATCGCTTTGAGCCTGGTGAAACTAAAGGCCAAGAAATTCGTGTTCTTCAAGCAGGGAGAAGTTTTTATTTTATTAACGAAGCTGTAACACAGCCTGACGGTGAACGAAAGTTCATCGATGGAGAGATGCATATCACCCGTGGTGATAACGAAGTTATCTATCCGGCGGTTAAGCTATCGGCCGATGAGCTGTTCGCTTTTTACAAACCTGAGCTTCCTGGAATCTATCAGTTGGTCGGAATGTATGCTATTTTTCTTGTAATCTCCATCTTTGCTGAATTCGGAAAAACCTACTGGCTGCAATCTTCGGCGAATCA
It contains:
- a CDS encoding ABC transporter ATP-binding protein; this translates as MFSVLRDLGWFFRREKRRYLIGLILLIGVGVLELLPPRLLGNAIDDIVRGSITTASLAKYIGMIFILLLVIYWITYIWMHKLFGGSNLVERLLRSRFMNHLMTMTPSFFEKNRTGDLMARATNDIRAVSATVGFGMLTLVDSTIYLTVVLFAMGFLVSWKLTLAAVLPLPLIAIAMIFYGKAIHDRYSLAQDAFGDMNDQVLESVSGVRVIRAYVQERLDEKRFSDITEDVYNKNMAVARVDAFFEPTIRFCVGLSYIIGLTYGIYLVFRNQITLGDLVSFNMYLGMIVWPMFAIGELINIMQRGGASLERIDETLNSKPDVQNAAHPVQVPHPTRIELNDVTFRYPSSTIDNLSHVNLTLNQGQTLGVVGRTGSGKSTLLKQLLREYPTGNGEILISGVPIQQISLDQLHSWMGYVPQEQILFSKSVRQNIQFGLDNAGDDTIMQAITAAAFQNDLGTLSDGLDTLVGERGVSLSGGQKQRVSLSRAFIANPDILILDDALSAVDARTEAQIIDNIRNERAGKTTLISTHRLSAVQHADMIVVLDNGQIVERGTHQELLDLNGWYREQYDRQQVENNLSND